DNA sequence from the Geobacter sp. AOG2 genome:
GGCAATCTGGATTTTGATGGAAGGTTTGTTTTTCAGCAGGATTTCGGCATTTTTGGTGAGCACATCACGGGCATCCTTGCCCAAATCGGATTTGTCGAAATCAAAATAGATGTTTTCAAAAGCGGTCTCCTCTGCCGGCGCTGCGACAGCCTGGGGTTCCGCCTGTTTGATCGGCTCGGCAGCTGGGGTTGCCTGCTCAACCGGCATCTGTTTGGCCGGCTGGGGAGCTTCCGCCTTGGCCGCCTCCGGCGCTTTTGCCGGCTCGGCTTTTACCACCGGTTCCTCACTCTTCACCACTTCTTTGTTTGCGCAACCACCAGCCAGAAAAGCCGCCAGGCCGAGTGCTGCCAGCACTGCCATCGTCCCTTGTCTCATAACAATTCTCCTTGGTCTTTGAATTTATTGTGCAATTGTTTCAACACGAATAAATTATACAACAGAGGAAAAGATTTGCAATTGCAAACCGGGAATAATTTCAGGCTGATCGGAGGGCGTGCTCTCTGTTATGTTTAACGGGATGACCACGCCGGCTGGGTCGCGTTTCCCTTTCCCTGGCTGACCCTGACCTGGGAGCCACCATCGGCTCGCATGACATAGATCATGTTCGGGCCACCCCTTTTCGAGCTGAAGGCTATGAACCGTCCGTCAGGCGACCAAGCGGGATTTTCGTTGCTTCCCGCGGTCGTCAGTTGTGTGTCGCCGCTGCCGTCGGCATTGATGACGTAGATCTGGAATCCCCCTCCCTGCATGCGGGCATAGGCGATTTTGTCCCCCTTGGGAGACCAGCGGGGGTTGACGTTGTACGCTCCAGTCGTGGTCAGGCGCCGAACATTACCGCCCTTGGCGTCCATCACGAATATCTGCGGTTTACCCAACCGGTCGGAAACAAAGGCGATATGGCTGCCGTCCGGCGACCAGACCGGGGAAACCTCTATGGATGGGCTGACGGTCAGACGTTGGGGATTGCTCCCATCCTTGGAGATGGTATAGATCTCCGCATTACCGTCCTTGCTGAGGGATAAGGCTATCTTTGTGCCGTCCGGCGACCAGGTGCCGGTGATGTTGAGCCCTCTGTGCCGGGACAGGGGGATCTCGATCGTGTTGGAAAGTGCACGCTTGTATAGGTCGGGGTTGCCGCGCTTGTACGAGGTGAAGATGATCTCCCGGCCATCGGGCGAAAAGTCGGGATTGAGGTTGATGGAACCGTTTCTGGTCAGCGGCAGCAGGTTGTGGCCGTCCCAATCCATGATGGCGACCTCCTTGTTGCCGTACTGGGTCGAGATGAAAGCGATATGGGTTGTAAAGGGTCCTCGTTCGCCGGTCATCTGCAACAGGATTTCATCGCCGAATGAATGGGCGAACCGGCGAAGGTCCTTGTTCTTCCCCAGGTAGCGCTTGGCGGTCATCATCTTGTTGTTGAGGATATCGTAGAGGCGAAACTCCACCGTAAGGTTGTCCCCGGCAAGACTGCACTCGCCGCGCACCAGCAGATCGTACCCTGCCGCACGCCACTGGGCAAAATCGGTCGCGCCGAACATGAGGCCGCCAGCAAGCGGCCCCGGTTCCTTTATGTCGGTGTTGACAATACCGGACATATTCATGTCGAAGGCAATAACGTCAGCCATCTCCTTGGCGGCGGCCGTAGCTGCCGCTGTGTCGTTTTGCGTGTGGGGGATCTCGACCGCAAGCTTGAGCTGGCGGTTGCCCGGTGCGGTTACCTCGATATAACCGGATTGGGCGCAGAGAGCGGCGGTCGGAAGGACAACTATCAGCATCAGGGTGAGAAACAGTTTCATGGAGGCCTCGCTACGGCTTGTTACGGGAAATGCCCTGGGGTTTGAAGAGGAACGACCCCTCGAAGACCCTGTGGTTTGGCGGCGGAACGAGCTTATCCCCGGCCTTTTCGATCGCCCTCAGCACCGCAAGCTCGAAGGTCCGGTCGCCGCTGCTTTTTTCAATCTTCTGGCGGACCACCTTACCATCGGTATCGATATACAGGTGGACTGCCACCTCAGGGTTTTTGCTGGTATAGGTAATGGTCTGATAGAAGGCATCTTTCAGGCGCGACTGGACGTAGGCAGTGTAGTCGCTGCCTGCCTCGCTGCCGCTGCCGGCCGGCATCCCGGCCCTCCCGCTGCCGGTCGTCCTGAGTTTCTTGCGCAACCGCTCCAGGGTCGCCTCCTCTTGTTGGGACGCGGCCTTGTTCTCAAGCTTTGCCATTCTCTCGGCAAAGGCCGCATCGTTGGAGGTCTCATGTTTATCATTTTTTTCGGTTTTTCCGCTTGTTGCGGTGCGCCCCTTGAGGTTTGGCTGCGGTGGCGACGGCATGCTTAGAGGGGTTTCGGGCGCTGGCGGAGGAGGTGGCGCTTCGGCATCATTCCCTTTTTGGGTCGGGCTGCCGGCTCGCGGATTGGCTACGGGCAGGTTGACCACATCGACGTAATAGGTCTCTTCAACGGCCATGGTTGGCGGAAAAATCCGCCCCCACCACAACAGCAACAAAAAAACCGCCAGATGAATGACGGTGGAGATAAGAAAGCTGACACCCATACCGGTGTCATGTGTTTCCTGCCTTGCAATCATCTTATTTCGGAGCCGGCTCCGTCACCATGCCGAGCCGCTCGATCCCGGCCCCCTTGATGTCGGCCATGATCCTTACGACCTCGCCATAAGGGACGCCGGCATCCGCCTTGAGGAAAACCTCTTTCTTGGCCCGCGTAGCGAACATTTCAGTCAACTTGGAGCGCAGATCTCCGGCCGGTGTTTCCTCTTTGTTGATGAAGACCTTGTTGTTCTTGTCTACGGTGACCACTACCGTTTCCTCTGCCGGATTCATGGCCTTGGTGTCGGCTTTGGGGAGGTTTACCTGGACCCCCTGCTGCATCATCGGCGCGGTCACCATGAAGATGACCAGGAGCACCAGCATGACGTCAACCAGCGGGGTGACATTTATCTCCGCCATCGTGCCCCTGTTGTCATTACGTCCGCCCATTGCCATCGGTTATTTCCCCGCAACGTTTCGTTGCACAATATTCAGGAACTCGGTGGAGAAGCTGTCCATCTCATTAATAATCACGCGGATTTTGTGTTGGAAGTGATTGTAGGCCATGACGGCCGGGATGGCGGCCACCAGGCCGATGGCGGTGGCGATCAGCGCCTCCGCAATGCCGGGAGCCACCACGGCCAGCGACGCGGAGCCGGTTTTGCCAATCCCTTCAAAGGCGGTCATGATGCCCCAGACCGTCCCGAACAGCCCGATGAACGGCGATGTGGAGCCGGTAGTGGCCAGGAAGGTGGTGTATTTCTCCAGGCGGGTGATCTCCGAGTTGGTTGCGCGGCGCAGGGCGCGAGACACGTTTTCGATCCCGCCCAGATCGGTGCTGAGGATGCTGGCGTCGGTCTTGCCGCTACCTTCCACGAACTTGGTCAACTCTCCGTAGCCCTCGTTGAACAGCATCGTCAACGGCGAACCGGTGAAGCGGTCCACCTGGGAGGCAATGGCGTCAAACCGCTTGGATTTCCAGAAAAAATCCATAAAGCGTTCCGAGTCGCTGTTGGCCTTGTAGATCTGGAAAAACTTGAACATGATGATGGTCCACGACAGAACCGAAAAACCAATGAGAATGAGCAGGACAATCCTGACAACGATACCGGTACCGATCAAAAGGCCCACAGGGAGCACCTCCGAGTAAATATGTTCGTTTAAAAACTAGCCCGTTCAATGGGTCAAGTCAAGCCCAAATCATCAAAACACTCAACAACTCAGGGTAATGCGCTCTATGCTGAGCGCCTTGCCGTTCTGGGCGTCAACACCGATCAATACCCCGTTCAGTCGGATATCCTTTTTAGGGATCTCGAACTTTGCCGGCAGTTGTGTGAGAAACTTGCGGATAGCCTCTTCCTTGCCGATGCCGATCACGGAATCAAAGCTCCCGGTCATGCCGGCATCGGTCAGGTAGGCTGTCCCCTGGGGCAGGATACGTTCGTCAGCAGTCTGCACATGTGTATGGGTGCCGACAACGGCACTGACCCGGCCATCGAGATACCACCCAAGGGCTGATTTCTCCGAGGTGGCTTCGGCATGAAAATCCACGAAGATAAGTGGTGTTTCTTTACGGAGCCGTTCGATCTCACGGTCAGCGGTGCGGAAGGGGCACTCCAGGTTTTTCATGTAGACTCGCCCCTCCAGATTGAGTATTCCGACCTTGACACCGCCCGGCGTGGTGACAACGACGCTGCCGGCACCGGGGACGCCCTCGGCATAGTTGGCGGGACGGAGGATACGCTGGTCGGCCAGCACAAGGGGGACCTGCTCCTTCTTGTCCCAGATGTGGTTACCGCTGGTAAGGCAATGTACACCTGTGTCGAACAGTTCTTTTGCCGTGTCGGTGGTCAGGCCGAAACCGCCGGCCGCATTTTCGCCGTTGGCTATGATCAGGTCCACCGTGTATCGGTCAACCAGGCGGTGCAGTTCACGGGAGAGGGCCTGGCGCCCCGGCTTGCCGATGATGTCGCCGATAAAGAGGATGTTGATGCTCATCATGGATGCTTTCTCTATGCCCCCTCCTTATTCGGAGGGGGCATGGGGGAGATGACAAGGGGTACGCGGTGGAGGATCAGCGGGCGAACTCGACGGCCCGCGTTTCGCGGATTACATTCACCTTGATCTGGCCGGGATAGGTCATCTCGGCCTCGATCTTCTTGGCAATGTCGCGGGCCATGATCAGCGATTGCTCGTCGCTGACCTGCTCGCTGGATACCATCACGCGGATCTCCCGGCCGGCCTGGATAGCGAAGGAGGAGCTTACGCCGCTGAAGGAGGTTGCGATGCGCTCCAGATCCTCAAGGCGCTTGACGTAAGTCTCCATCATCTCACGCCGGGCTCCGGGCCGGGCGCCGGAGAGGGCATCGGCCGCCTGGACCAGTACCGCCAGCACGGTGGCCGGTTTTTCATCCTCGTGATGGGCCATAATGGCGTGTACGATTTTCGGGGATTCCCCATATTTTCTGGCCAGTTCCGCCCCGATTACTGCATGGGACCCCTCCACCTCGTGGTCCACCGCCTTGCCCAGGTCGTGCAACAGGCCGGCACGTTTGGCCTGCTTGACGTTGATCCCCAGTTCCGCCGCCATGATGCCGCACAGGAACGCCACTTCCAGCGAATGCTGGTACACATTCTGGGTGTAGGAGGTGCGGTATTTGAGGCGCCCGATCAGTTTGAGCACCTCGGGATGGATGCCGTGGACCCCCAGGTCAAAAGCCGCCTGTTCGCCAGCCTCCTTGATGGAAAGCTCGACCTCTTCAGTGGACTTGGCCACTACCTCTTCGATGCGGCCGGGATGGATGCGCCCATCGCCGATCAACTTCTCCAGGGAAAGACGGGCTACCTCGCGACGAACCGGGTTGAAGCCGGACAGGATGACCGCTTCGGGGGTGTCGTCAATGATCAGATCAATGCCGGTAGCCGCCTCCAGGGCGCGGATGTTGCGTCCCTCGCGCCCGATGATGCGGCCCTTCATCTCGTCCGAAGGGAGTGGTACGACCGATACCGTTCGTTCGGTCACGTATTCGCCGGCATAACGCTGGATGGCGAGGGCCATGATCTCCTTGGCCTTCTTGTCGGCGGTCTCGCGGGCTTCCTCTTCGATAATTTTGATGAGCTTGGCCGCATCATGCTTAGCCTCGCTCTCCATGGTGTTCATCAGTTCCTTTTTGGCCTCGCCGGCCGACATGCCCGAGATCTGTTCAAGTTTGGCCATCTGGGCGCCAACGGCTTGTTTCAACTCCTCTTCACGTCCTGCAAGGGCCTGCTCCTTGGCGGAATGGACCTGCTCCTTTTTCAGGATATCAAGCTCCTTCTGGTCAAAAAGGGCGACTTTCTTGTCCAGGTTTTCTTCCTTCTGAACCAGGCGTTTTTCGAGACTCTGGAGATCCCGCTTCTTCTCCCGCATCTCGCGTTCATACTCTTCCTTGGCCTCAATGGCCGCGTTCTTGGATTTGAGCTCGGCCTCCTTGGTGATGGTTTCGGCCTCGCGCCGGGCATCATCGATGACCTTGGTCGCCAGTTCCTCTGCCTGCCTGACGATGGCGTCGGCATCCTTCTTACTGAACCTGCTACCGGCAAAATAGGCCCCGGCGGCCACCGCCAGGG
Encoded proteins:
- the pal gene encoding peptidoglycan-associated lipoprotein Pal, which produces MRQGTMAVLAALGLAAFLAGGCANKEVVKSEEPVVKAEPAKAPEAAKAEAPQPAKQMPVEQATPAAEPIKQAEPQAVAAPAEETAFENIYFDFDKSDLGKDARDVLTKNAEILLKNKPSIKIQIAGNCDERGSAEYNLALGERRAKSAQQYLITLGVPADRLSTISYGKEKPAVEGHDEAAWAKNRRDEFVIMH
- the tolB gene encoding Tol-Pal system beta propeller repeat protein TolB; translated protein: MKLFLTLMLIVVLPTAALCAQSGYIEVTAPGNRQLKLAVEIPHTQNDTAAATAAAKEMADVIAFDMNMSGIVNTDIKEPGPLAGGLMFGATDFAQWRAAGYDLLVRGECSLAGDNLTVEFRLYDILNNKMMTAKRYLGKNKDLRRFAHSFGDEILLQMTGERGPFTTHIAFISTQYGNKEVAIMDWDGHNLLPLTRNGSINLNPDFSPDGREIIFTSYKRGNPDLYKRALSNTIEIPLSRHRGLNITGTWSPDGTKIALSLSKDGNAEIYTISKDGSNPQRLTVSPSIEVSPVWSPDGSHIAFVSDRLGKPQIFVMDAKGGNVRRLTTTGAYNVNPRWSPKGDKIAYARMQGGGFQIYVINADGSGDTQLTTAGSNENPAWSPDGRFIAFSSKRGGPNMIYVMRADGGSQVRVSQGKGNATQPAWSSR
- a CDS encoding energy transducer TonB, giving the protein MGVSFLISTVIHLAVFLLLLWWGRIFPPTMAVEETYYVDVVNLPVANPRAGSPTQKGNDAEAPPPPPAPETPLSMPSPPQPNLKGRTATSGKTEKNDKHETSNDAAFAERMAKLENKAASQQEEATLERLRKKLRTTGSGRAGMPAGSGSEAGSDYTAYVQSRLKDAFYQTITYTSKNPEVAVHLYIDTDGKVVRQKIEKSSGDRTFELAVLRAIEKAGDKLVPPPNHRVFEGSFLFKPQGISRNKP
- the tolR gene encoding protein TolR — its product is MAMGGRNDNRGTMAEINVTPLVDVMLVLLVIFMVTAPMMQQGVQVNLPKADTKAMNPAEETVVVTVDKNNKVFINKEETPAGDLRSKLTEMFATRAKKEVFLKADAGVPYGEVVRIMADIKGAGIERLGMVTEPAPK
- the tolQ gene encoding protein TolQ — protein: MGLLIGTGIVVRIVLLILIGFSVLSWTIIMFKFFQIYKANSDSERFMDFFWKSKRFDAIASQVDRFTGSPLTMLFNEGYGELTKFVEGSGKTDASILSTDLGGIENVSRALRRATNSEITRLEKYTTFLATTGSTSPFIGLFGTVWGIMTAFEGIGKTGSASLAVVAPGIAEALIATAIGLVAAIPAVMAYNHFQHKIRVIINEMDSFSTEFLNIVQRNVAGK
- a CDS encoding TIGR00282 family metallophosphoesterase — encoded protein: MSINILFIGDIIGKPGRQALSRELHRLVDRYTVDLIIANGENAAGGFGLTTDTAKELFDTGVHCLTSGNHIWDKKEQVPLVLADQRILRPANYAEGVPGAGSVVVTTPGGVKVGILNLEGRVYMKNLECPFRTADREIERLRKETPLIFVDFHAEATSEKSALGWYLDGRVSAVVGTHTHVQTADERILPQGTAYLTDAGMTGSFDSVIGIGKEEAIRKFLTQLPAKFEIPKKDIRLNGVLIGVDAQNGKALSIERITLSC
- the rny gene encoding ribonuclease Y, which encodes MVVITLAVAAGAYFAGSRFSKKDADAIVRQAEELATKVIDDARREAETITKEAELKSKNAAIEAKEEYEREMREKKRDLQSLEKRLVQKEENLDKKVALFDQKELDILKKEQVHSAKEQALAGREEELKQAVGAQMAKLEQISGMSAGEAKKELMNTMESEAKHDAAKLIKIIEEEARETADKKAKEIMALAIQRYAGEYVTERTVSVVPLPSDEMKGRIIGREGRNIRALEAATGIDLIIDDTPEAVILSGFNPVRREVARLSLEKLIGDGRIHPGRIEEVVAKSTEEVELSIKEAGEQAAFDLGVHGIHPEVLKLIGRLKYRTSYTQNVYQHSLEVAFLCGIMAAELGINVKQAKRAGLLHDLGKAVDHEVEGSHAVIGAELARKYGESPKIVHAIMAHHEDEKPATVLAVLVQAADALSGARPGARREMMETYVKRLEDLERIATSFSGVSSSFAIQAGREIRVMVSSEQVSDEQSLIMARDIAKKIEAEMTYPGQIKVNVIRETRAVEFAR